One segment of Penaeus vannamei isolate JL-2024 chromosome 3, ASM4276789v1, whole genome shotgun sequence DNA contains the following:
- the LOC113829428 gene encoding uncharacterized protein isoform X1, whose amino-acid sequence MKMSDMHSKKRHDGYNPFDADEMGSSLGSSGVSEEADNGVMAFLRRFCGCLCPRPEHPLLSSSVTHRKISRVASTDSLAKEGIGILERPPTSRPTPQEQLAQARAQHRLYSALTPTAFAQAPYRESDSQKPSWPALPPVAPPRKTHAPQAASSPASRPLPDALAFHAHPNSLTSNALISRSTLSLDTDCQLATPPVLTPMGSPRLERASSLQGVANVSASNYSTPTGESPATTPTTPRTKMANWSAVISGLNHLMKSKADHPPPFSQPDEERKSSDDEAEDMPEPACVRPAAGGVADPAKECYGAVTLKVLSRQGRWVRVLVCGLSGLPWVGGSGGLMLEVNIEPGGRPRWLVLPHAHGPNVNVKLEAVVKQPREIKTKKKFLVKVGVWVCGRVWRHAALGHALTPLREPGNPVTAQLLHHTQLTEDLGLVEVSLRCDYSDNLMKQVVGTSMAEVILTLEVLRAKNLRPFNPGLLSKAKHSKKKEHAEVVCRVGLWVKGERVERKSSTSVKLPVTHDPVIRNRSVFNIPRDHLQNAALIVKVLYTSKWAGEDTVGRVKLGPLLYLGTSPDQASVNPQPDYNTSITLSHWGQALKTPGPVTMWHHLQL is encoded by the exons ATGAAAATGTCTGACATGCATTCGAAGAAGCGCCACGATGGCTACAACCCATTCGACGCGGACGAGATGGGCAGCTCCCTCGGCTCCTCGGGGGTGAGCGAGGAGGCCGACAACGGCGTCATGGCCTTCCTGAGGAGGTTCTGCGGATGCCTGTGCCCTCGGCCGGAgcaccctctcctctccagcAGTGTCACCCACAGGAAAATCTCACG AGTTGCTTCCACCGACTCCCTGGCCAAGGAGGGCATAGGCATCTTAGAGAGGCCTCCAACCTCACGCCCGACACCTCAGGAGCAGCTCGCCCAGGCCCGCGCCCAGCATCGCCTCTactccgccctcacgcccactgcCTTTGCTCAGGCGCCGTATCGGGAATCTG ACTCGCAGAAACCATCATGGCCGGCGCTGCCCCCCGTCGCTCCTCCGAGGAAGACCCACGCTCCTCAGGCGGCCTCCAGCCCCGCCTCCAGGCCCTTGCCCGACGCCCTCGCCTTCCACGCCCATCCCAACTCGCTCACGTCCAACGCACTCATCTCccgctccaccctctccctcgacACGGACTGCCAGCTCGCCACGCCCCCCGTGCTGACACCGATGGGCAGCCCCAGGCTGGAGAGGGCGTCGTCGCTGCAGGGCGTGGCCAACGTGTCCGCGTCCAACTACTCCACGCCCACGGGAGAGTCGCCGGCCACGACGCCCACGACGCCGCGGACGAAGATGGCCAACTGGTCGGCCGTGATTTCGGGGCTCAACCACCTGATGAAGAGCAAGGCCGACCACCCGCCGCCCTTCAGCCAGCCAG ACGAGGAGCGCAAGAGCAGCGACGACGAGGCCGAGGACATGCCCGAGCCGGCGTGCGTGAGGCCGGCCGCAGGGGGCGTCGCCGACCCTGCCAAGGAGTGCTACGGCGCCGTCACGCTCAAGGTCCTCAGCCGGCAGGGGAGATG GGTTCGTGTGCTCGTGTGCGGCTTGTCTGGCCTCCCCTGGGTGGGCGGATCGGGCGGCCTCATGCTAGAAGTCAATATAGAACCCGGAGGGCGCCCGCGTTGGCTGGTGCTGCCTCACGCCCATGGTCCCAACGTCAATGTCAAA CTAGAGGCAGTCGTCAAACAGCCCAGGGAGATCAAGACCAAGAAGAAATTCCTAGTcaaggtgggcgtgtgggtgtgcgggcgtgtgtggcGTCACGCGGCTTTGggtcacgccctcacgcccctcAGGGAGCCCGGCAACCCTGTCACCGCCCAGCTGCTTCATCACACGCAG CTGACGGAGGACCTCGGCTTGGTTGAAGTGAGTCTGAGGTGCGACTACTCGGACAACCTCATGAAGCAGGTCGTGGGCACGTCTATGGCCGAAGTCATCCTCACCCTCGAAGTCCTCAGAGCTAAGAACCTGCGACCTTTCAACCCGGGATTGCTGTCCAAGGCTAAGCACTCCAAAAAGAAGG AGCACGCGGAGGTGGTGTGTCGGGTTGGGTTGTGGGTGAAGGGCGAGAGGGTCGAGAGAAAGTCGTCCACGTCAGTCAAACTCCCAGTCACTCACGATCCAGTCATTCGTAACCGTTCTGTGTTCAACATTCCTCGGGATCATCTTCAGAACGCTGCTCTCATCGTTAag GTCCTGTACACTTCGAAGTGGGCGGGCGAGGACACGGTGGGTCGCGTGAAGCTTGGTCCTCTCCTGTACCTGGGGACGTCGCCCGACCAAGCGTCCGTCAACCCTCAGCCGGACTATAACACGTCTATCACGCTCTCCCACTGGGGCCAGGCGCTTAAAACTCCTGGGCCAGTGACCATGTGGCACCACTTGCAGTTGTGA
- the LOC113829428 gene encoding uncharacterized protein isoform X2, translating to MKMSDMHSKKRHDGYNPFDADEMGSSLGSSGVSEEADNGVMAFLRRFCGCLCPRPEHPLLSSSVTHRKISRVASTDSLAKEGIGILERPPTSRPTPQEQLAQARAQHRLYSALTPTAFAQAPYRESDEERKSSDDEAEDMPEPACVRPAAGGVADPAKECYGAVTLKVLSRQGRWVRVLVCGLSGLPWVGGSGGLMLEVNIEPGGRPRWLVLPHAHGPNVNVKLEAVVKQPREIKTKKKFLVKVGVWVCGRVWRHAALGHALTPLREPGNPVTAQLLHHTQLTEDLGLVEVSLRCDYSDNLMKQVVGTSMAEVILTLEVLRAKNLRPFNPGLLSKAKHSKKKEHAEVVCRVGLWVKGERVERKSSTSVKLPVTHDPVIRNRSVFNIPRDHLQNAALIVKVLYTSKWAGEDTVGRVKLGPLLYLGTSPDQASVNPQPDYNTSITLSHWGQALKTPGPVTMWHHLQL from the exons ATGAAAATGTCTGACATGCATTCGAAGAAGCGCCACGATGGCTACAACCCATTCGACGCGGACGAGATGGGCAGCTCCCTCGGCTCCTCGGGGGTGAGCGAGGAGGCCGACAACGGCGTCATGGCCTTCCTGAGGAGGTTCTGCGGATGCCTGTGCCCTCGGCCGGAgcaccctctcctctccagcAGTGTCACCCACAGGAAAATCTCACG AGTTGCTTCCACCGACTCCCTGGCCAAGGAGGGCATAGGCATCTTAGAGAGGCCTCCAACCTCACGCCCGACACCTCAGGAGCAGCTCGCCCAGGCCCGCGCCCAGCATCGCCTCTactccgccctcacgcccactgcCTTTGCTCAGGCGCCGTATCGGGAATCTG ACGAGGAGCGCAAGAGCAGCGACGACGAGGCCGAGGACATGCCCGAGCCGGCGTGCGTGAGGCCGGCCGCAGGGGGCGTCGCCGACCCTGCCAAGGAGTGCTACGGCGCCGTCACGCTCAAGGTCCTCAGCCGGCAGGGGAGATG GGTTCGTGTGCTCGTGTGCGGCTTGTCTGGCCTCCCCTGGGTGGGCGGATCGGGCGGCCTCATGCTAGAAGTCAATATAGAACCCGGAGGGCGCCCGCGTTGGCTGGTGCTGCCTCACGCCCATGGTCCCAACGTCAATGTCAAA CTAGAGGCAGTCGTCAAACAGCCCAGGGAGATCAAGACCAAGAAGAAATTCCTAGTcaaggtgggcgtgtgggtgtgcgggcgtgtgtggcGTCACGCGGCTTTGggtcacgccctcacgcccctcAGGGAGCCCGGCAACCCTGTCACCGCCCAGCTGCTTCATCACACGCAG CTGACGGAGGACCTCGGCTTGGTTGAAGTGAGTCTGAGGTGCGACTACTCGGACAACCTCATGAAGCAGGTCGTGGGCACGTCTATGGCCGAAGTCATCCTCACCCTCGAAGTCCTCAGAGCTAAGAACCTGCGACCTTTCAACCCGGGATTGCTGTCCAAGGCTAAGCACTCCAAAAAGAAGG AGCACGCGGAGGTGGTGTGTCGGGTTGGGTTGTGGGTGAAGGGCGAGAGGGTCGAGAGAAAGTCGTCCACGTCAGTCAAACTCCCAGTCACTCACGATCCAGTCATTCGTAACCGTTCTGTGTTCAACATTCCTCGGGATCATCTTCAGAACGCTGCTCTCATCGTTAag GTCCTGTACACTTCGAAGTGGGCGGGCGAGGACACGGTGGGTCGCGTGAAGCTTGGTCCTCTCCTGTACCTGGGGACGTCGCCCGACCAAGCGTCCGTCAACCCTCAGCCGGACTATAACACGTCTATCACGCTCTCCCACTGGGGCCAGGCGCTTAAAACTCCTGGGCCAGTGACCATGTGGCACCACTTGCAGTTGTGA